One part of the Phragmites australis chromosome 3, lpPhrAust1.1, whole genome shotgun sequence genome encodes these proteins:
- the LOC133911098 gene encoding uncharacterized protein LOC133911098: MEEHKHRALRHLLRRAKCPLEEFAAAMKEVVEQLESAYLDHTRTRRITGKMTTISREMEEEERSTILASMETTAGARKRHRCELGYRDEIDVSLPCAVLSL, encoded by the exons ATGGAGGAGCACAAGCATCGGGCGCTTCGTCACCTGCTACGGCGGGCCAAGTGTCCACTGGAGGAGTTTGCAGCCGCCATGAAGGAGGTGGTGGAGCAGCTGGAGAGCGCATACCTGGACCACACGCGTACTAGGAGAATCACGGGGAAGATGACGACGATTTCGAGGGAGATGGAGGAAGAG GAGCGGAGCACAATATTGGCGTCCATGGAGACCACCGCAGGGGCGAGGAAGAGGCATAGATGCGAGCTTGGGTACAGGGATGAAATTGATGTGAGTTTGCCATGTGCAGTACTTAGTTTGTaa